One window of the Bos indicus isolate NIAB-ARS_2022 breed Sahiwal x Tharparkar chromosome 15, NIAB-ARS_B.indTharparkar_mat_pri_1.0, whole genome shotgun sequence genome contains the following:
- the LOC109569692 gene encoding apolipoprotein C-III-like has product MEYEHLGCWQGLKWGRTWKPRAKGWMRSEPSCLHTQFVPRSSHSRNQGAMQPRLLLVAAFLALLVLPEATKAEEGSLLDKMKGYVKEATTTAKDVFQKTRDWMTESFSSLKDYWSSFKGKFT; this is encoded by the exons ATGGAATATGAGCACCTGG GCTGTTGGCAGGGCTTAAAGTGGGGAAGGACCTGGAAACCAAGGGCAAAGGGATGGATGAG GTCCGAACCCTCTTGCCTGCATACGCAGTTCGTCCCAAGAAGCAGCCACTCCAG GAACCAAGGTGCCATGCAGCCCCGGCTGCTCCTTGTGGCTGCCTTTCTGGCGCTCCTGGTCTTGCCTG AAGCTACCAAGGCTGAGGAGGGATCCCTTCTGGACAAAATGAAGGGCTACGTGAAGGAGGCCACCACAACTGCCAAGGATGTGTTTCAGAAGACCAG AGACTGGATGACTGAGAGCTTCAGCTCCCTGAAAGACTACTGGAGCTCGTTCAAGGGCAAGTTCACGTGA